In a single window of the Corvus moneduloides isolate bCorMon1 unplaced genomic scaffold, bCorMon1.pri scaffold_63_arrow_ctg1, whole genome shotgun sequence genome:
- the LOC116438950 gene encoding feather keratin 1-like isoform X4, whose protein sequence is MSCFTPCRPCQPCGPTPLANSCNEPCVRQCQDSTVIIEPSPVVVTLPGPILSSFPQNTVVGSSTSAAVGSILSSQGVPISSGGFGLSGLGSGLCGTRGLPC, encoded by the coding sequence ATGTCCTGCTTCACCCCGTgccggccctgccagccctgcggccccaccccgctggccaacagctgcaatgagccCTGTGTCCGGCAGTGCCAGGACTCCACCGTCATCATCGAACCCTCTCCTGTGGTGGTGACGCTGcccgggcccatcctcagctcctttccacagaacaccgtggtgggatcctccacctcggctgctgttggcagcatcctcagctctcaggGAGTGCCCATCAGCTCCGGGGGCTTTGGCCTCTCAGGCTTGGGCAGTGGCCTCTGTGGCACGAGGGGCCTCCCCTGCTAA